The bacterium genome window below encodes:
- a CDS encoding LysM peptidoglycan-binding domain-containing protein yields the protein MSAAPFGRPAALLFGALLTLCGCATAAGPAAPAAAPVAGAVAASRSDRQETINHAIEEVLLAREQARLGLMDEAQQAWDRAVAILAPLAQTDPQVAEQSRQIEAERDRAVRESEIRAEIDSDDDATETAASGEILESPEPQLDKTLLSEVGKAAQGITADYPLVLNDQVYAWLEAWTHGLRGVMSGGIERSGMYVERARQIFAQEGVPQDLVYLAHVESSFKTSAYSPAAARGIYQFIAETGRRYGLVTNWWLDERADPEKSARASAAYLRDLYAEFGDWYLALASYNCGENFVRKVVARTNSKDFFDPANLRQFPLATRNYVPAIIAATIVAKDPKRFGFDVTPAPALQFETVVVPSSTSLSVLATVAGTDPESLRQLNPALRRQVTPPAYKDFVLKVPVGAAEGFADRLAAVPADQRIAPVEHVVRRGESLAWIARQHGVSSRALAEANQLGRRPRIYAGMVLVVPQGPDAAAAAADAAPQQRAQAPRNAAQRAVNGVYTVRRGDQLSGVARRFGVRVSDIQKWNGMGRSIKLVAGRELRVAAPAGGKSRPAPQEQLAQKGRAAAAPADPKAPQAPKVARRSAQPRAHVVKRGESLASISRIYGVAAADIAAANRLGKGWRIVAGQRLVIPARTAEVQSDRERAADGSVHVVKRGETLAGVARQHGLSVRDLCRINGMPQDTVIYPGEALTVAQ from the coding sequence TTGTCCGCGGCGCCTTTCGGGCGTCCTGCGGCTCTTCTCTTCGGCGCGCTGCTCACTCTTTGCGGCTGCGCCACGGCCGCCGGTCCGGCCGCTCCGGCCGCCGCGCCGGTCGCCGGGGCGGTCGCCGCCTCGCGCTCCGACCGTCAGGAGACGATCAACCACGCGATCGAGGAAGTCCTTCTCGCCCGCGAGCAGGCCCGCTTGGGGCTGATGGACGAGGCGCAGCAGGCGTGGGACCGCGCCGTGGCGATCCTCGCCCCGCTCGCCCAGACCGACCCGCAGGTCGCCGAGCAGTCGCGGCAGATCGAGGCCGAGCGCGACCGCGCGGTGCGCGAGTCGGAGATCCGCGCCGAGATCGACAGCGACGACGACGCGACCGAGACCGCGGCGTCGGGCGAGATCCTCGAGAGCCCCGAGCCGCAGCTCGACAAGACGCTGCTCTCCGAGGTCGGCAAGGCGGCGCAGGGGATCACGGCGGACTACCCGCTGGTCCTCAACGACCAGGTCTACGCCTGGCTCGAAGCCTGGACGCACGGCCTGCGCGGCGTGATGTCCGGCGGCATCGAGCGCTCCGGCATGTACGTCGAGCGCGCGCGGCAGATCTTCGCCCAGGAGGGCGTGCCGCAGGACCTCGTCTACCTCGCCCACGTCGAGTCGAGCTTCAAGACCAGCGCCTACTCGCCGGCCGCGGCGCGCGGCATCTACCAGTTCATCGCCGAGACCGGCCGCCGCTACGGGCTGGTCACCAACTGGTGGCTCGACGAGCGCGCCGATCCGGAGAAGTCGGCCCGCGCCTCGGCCGCCTACCTGCGCGACCTCTACGCCGAGTTCGGCGACTGGTACCTCGCGCTGGCCTCGTACAACTGCGGCGAGAACTTCGTGCGCAAGGTCGTGGCCCGCACGAACAGCAAGGACTTCTTCGATCCGGCCAACCTGCGGCAGTTCCCGCTGGCGACGCGCAACTACGTGCCGGCGATCATCGCCGCCACGATCGTCGCCAAGGACCCGAAGCGGTTCGGCTTCGACGTGACGCCGGCGCCGGCGCTGCAGTTCGAAACGGTCGTCGTGCCGTCGTCCACCAGCCTCTCCGTCCTCGCGACGGTCGCCGGGACCGACCCCGAGTCGCTGCGCCAGCTCAACCCCGCGCTGCGCCGCCAGGTCACGCCCCCGGCCTACAAGGACTTCGTCCTGAAGGTGCCGGTCGGCGCGGCCGAAGGGTTCGCCGACCGTCTGGCCGCCGTCCCCGCCGACCAGCGGATCGCGCCGGTCGAGCACGTCGTGCGGCGCGGCGAGTCGCTGGCTTGGATCGCGCGGCAGCACGGCGTGTCGTCGCGCGCGCTGGCCGAGGCGAACCAGCTCGGCCGCCGGCCGCGGATCTACGCCGGGATGGTCCTCGTCGTGCCGCAGGGGCCGGACGCGGCCGCCGCGGCCGCCGACGCGGCGCCGCAGCAGCGCGCGCAGGCCCCGCGCAACGCCGCGCAGCGGGCCGTGAACGGCGTCTACACCGTGCGGCGCGGCGACCAGCTCAGCGGCGTCGCGCGCCGGTTCGGCGTGCGGGTCTCCGACATCCAGAAGTGGAACGGCATGGGCCGCTCGATCAAGCTCGTCGCCGGCCGCGAACTCCGCGTCGCCGCGCCCGCCGGCGGCAAGAGCCGGCCCGCGCCGCAGGAACAGCTCGCCCAGAAGGGACGCGCGGCCGCCGCGCCGGCCGACCCGAAGGCCCCGCAGGCGCCGAAGGTCGCGCGCCGCTCGGCGCAGCCGCGGGCCCACGTCGTGAAGCGCGGCGAGTCGCTGGCGTCGATCTCGCGGATCTACGGCGTCGCCGCCGCGGACATCGCCGCCGCCAACCGCCTCGGCAAGGGCTGGCGGATCGTCGCCGGACAGCGTCTGGTCATCCCGGCGCGGACCGCCGAGGTGCAGTCCGACCGCGAGCGGGCGGCCGACGGCAGCGTGCACGTCGTGAAGCGCGGCGAGACGCTCGCCGGCGTGGCGCGGCAGCACGGGCTGAGCGTCCGCGATCTCTGCCGCATCAACGGCATGCCGC